TCTCTTTGATCTCCTCTTTAGAATAACCGTCCACAAGCATCTGCAACCCTTCGCGCAAAAATTCGTTCTCGATATTCTTCAGACTGCCCTCAAGATCATCTTCACCCTTAGCTGCAACCTGCTTGGAAAGGTTCACAATAACTTTGATGTAGTTTTCAAGAGGCAACTCATCAGCGCCCATAGCCATCATAAATACTTTTAAAACGCGCATAACTTCGCGAAGTGGATAGCAAATAAAAGTAGCTGCGATAGTTCCGCCGCCCACGATAGCAATCCCGGGAATATTAATGAAAACCCCGACAGAATCAGTAGACGTATAGGTTGCAACGGCCAGTATAGCTATTCCGAAGAAAATACCTATTAAGGTTGCAATATTCACTACTTATTGCCTCCCTTTATGTCCCTGACCAATTCAAACATCTCATTTACTACATCTTCAGCCTCGGCCTCATCAACATTGCCGCGAATTTCATCCTCAACAATGCGAGCAATTTTCTTAGCGAGATTATGCACAATTTTCTTCCGCGCATCATCTTCCGCAATACCCATCAGAATACCAAGTTTATGGTAGCCTAAACGGGTAAATACTTCTTTGAGAGTCGCATTATCAACAAAGACAATATCTTCGATCTCTTCGAGGTCTGCTAAACTTTTCTTCTTTTTCTTAACCTTACTGAAGTAGCCCGGTTCCTTATCTGCCGCCCATTCACTGACTTTTAAACGATCAAACAAGAACATCGTTTCCGGAAAATCTTCGTTACCTATTTTTTTGTAGATAACCTTCGCATCACTATTAAGCATTTCGGCTATTTCATATATATCAACGGTCTGAAGTTCTGATGTCGAGGTGTAGGCTGTTTTTTGCAGTTCTTTAAATAAGTTGTTCGTCACTTCCAGAAAAGTGATCGGATCAGTAATCTGTAAAAATCTGTCCGGGAATGCCCGTCCGGTGCGGATGTCACTTATTTCAACAATTCTAAGGCTTTTAAGTTTACTGATAACTGTGTCAATCTCACCTTGCGAAACCAGAATGATGCCTCTAATGGCTTTGCATAGCTTATTATATTCAAGACCAAGATCATGATTTCTCTCTTTCTTGGCCTTATCACGAGGCATGCTCATGTGGTTTTGATAAACAAGGTCCATTATTCTACAAATGGATGTAAAATTACTGCGATGCCCTTTGGCGGAGATCATATCACCAGTACGCGCCAACCGTTTTACAAACAGGCGAATCATGTACTGGATTGTTTTAGGACACTGATCGAGAAGTTTCAGAATGATTTGGTCGGTGAGAATTACGAGATCACAATATTCAGCGGCTTCTGCATTTGCTGTGCGAGATCCCTTAGATATTATCCCCATTTCTCCAAATATTTCACCCTCTCCAAGCCTTGCTAATATTATTTTTTCATTATTAAGAACTTTATAAATATTTACAGCGCCCTTCTTGATCATATACGCAACGGAGCTTTCCTGACCTTCTTTAAAAATCTCCTGACCTTTAAAAAAGGATTTGATGTTCGGACTACTGGCCCCCATTGATAACTCCCCAAGTAATGCCCCCGGAAAAGGGGCTAAAATAATAAAAATTTACCATGTCTAATCACTAAATATTCATCAACTCCATTTGACAAACAAACCTATTCTGCCACAATAGATTCATGGTTTCTAGCTATATATATCTCAGTTTAATATAAAGAACAATATTATAACAAATTCCCACCTATGACTGAAAACAAATCAATTCCCAAAGTCTCTTTTATTTCAATTTTCATTACATTTTTTAAACTTGGCCTTACAGCTTTCGGCGGACCGGCCATGATTCCCTATATCCGGGTCGAAGTTGTTGACCGTAAAGGATGGATGGCCGAAGAAGAATTTTCCGCGGGAACTGCGCTGGCGCAAATTGTACCGGGGGCGACAGCAATGCAGGTGGCGGCGTGGGCAGGGTTATGCACTAGAGGGCTGGCAGGCTCTTTTTTCGCATATCTAGGATTTGCTCTTCCAGCGTTCACCATGATTTGTGCGCTATCCGCAGCATATATATATTTCGATAATATTTCTGTAATCGAATCCATGTTCGGAGGACTTAAAGCAGTAGTAACAGCCCTTATTGCACACGCTGCGATTAATTTTTCTGTGCAATATTTAGGTAGAATATCAGCTAAAATTATGGCTTTCATAGTCGGTTGCTGGCTGGCTTTTCAGGGCAATCCCATCATGATCCTAGTCATAATGTGTATAGCCTCAATCTTTATTTTCACCGACATCACAGGCTGCCCTCCCAGAAAACAATCCAATGTAACAACCAGCCTCAAGGGACCGTTAATGTTAGTTGCGGGACTGCTGACCACCCTAGCAGTGCTCTATATCACTAGTAACACTTATTTCCCGCTCGTTTTTACAATGGTTAAAGTTGACCTTTTTGCTTTCGGCGGTGGATATGTCTCGTTACCCATTATGCTCCATGAAGTGGTGCATATTCATCAATGGGTATCTCAATCTGTATTTATGGACGGAATTGCCCTTGGCCAGATAACTCCCGGCCCAGTTGTTATGACTGCGGCTTTTATCGGATATATTTTCAAAGGCATCGCAGGCGCAACAATTGCGACAATTTCAATTTTTGCGCCCTCATTTATTATTATCAATCTTGTCGCGCCTTTTTACGACAAACTTCGTTCATCAGCGTTGCTGCAACGGGCTCTCTTCGGAAGTTTGATCACACTCGTCGGGCTTATGGCGGCCATGTCCGGCCAATTTCTGCTGACTATTAAACCGCAATTTTCAGATATATTTATACTGATCACAGCTTTCATACTTTTAAGACGTGGTGTAAACATAGTTCTGGTCGTACCCGGATGTGCCGTGCTTTCACTTATCTTCGGAATGCTTCTTTAAATTAAAGGATTTTAAATCATTATGGAATGGAATTTATTTTTTGGGCACATAGCTATCGTTGGTGGTTTTCTGCTTGCCGCAATCCTTGTTATGTCGATATTGCGTAAGCAAAGAACTTCCTCTGCGGCATTTGCGTGGCTAATGGCTATCATTTTCGCGCCGTACTTAGGAGTGCCTCTCTATCTGGCATTCGGCGGACGCAAGCTTAAACGGGACGCGCATACCAAACAAGACATCCATCTTGTTGGCCAGGAAACTATCCCTAGAAAAGATGCCGACCCCATTGATTCTCTTTTACGTGAATACGATATTCCCGGTGCAACTAGCGGTAATGAAGTTCGCCTCTGCCATGATGGAGTTGAAACATATACCGAACTGGTAGATCTCATTGAATCAGCCGAGCACCAAATTCTGATCACCACATTCATACTTTCCCGCGATGAAGTCGGACAGGACATAGTCAATAAGCTTGCTATAAAAGCCGCTAACGGAGTGACTGTCCGCTTATTACTTGATGACATTGGGTCATTCTTCACCTCGAAAAAATTTCTCGCTCCAATCCTCGATAACGGGGGAAAAGTTGCTTACTTCATGCCACTTTTCAGAGCTCCTTTCCACGGCCGCGCAAACTTACGTAACCATCGTAAAATAGCCATTGCCGACCAGAAAACAGTGCTTGCCGGCGGAACAAATATCGCAAAAGAATACATCGGCCCCACCGCCTTTGAAGACCGCTGGGTGGATCTATCCTTCGTGCTTAAAGGCCCTGCTGTGCGCCACTATTTAGAAGTTTTTCAGTCTGACTGGCAGTTCGCGTCGGGCGAAACCATTAATATAATTCCTCCATGTGCCGCGGGTTCCGCTATTAGCGGGGAAGGAGTTATGCAGGTGGTTCCATCCGGCCCTGACGTACCGATGGACCCGGTTCATGACGCTCTGCTCACAGCTGCGTACACTGCTGAAAAAAAACTCTGGATCGTAACTCCTTACTATGTACCGGATGAAGCTTTGGCTCAGGCCCTCAGACTTGCTGCCCAGCGCGGAGTGGATGTGCGAGTTCTCGTTCCCGGTAATTCAAATCACAAAATCGCAGACCTTGCGCGCGGTACTCATTTACGTGAGCTGGCGGAATGTGGCGGCAAGATTATGAAATATCCACACATGATGCATGCTAAAGTCGTTGTAGTTGATGACAGGCTTGCGGTTGTAGGCTCTGCAAATATGGATATGCGGAGTTTATTCCTGAATTATGAAATAGTAATGTTTGCATATTCCAAAGCGGATATAATGCCTGTACATGACTGGGTCGAAGGACTCATGAATGAAGGAACCCAAGGCGTCGAACCCGTAGGACTGGCGAGAGATACAGTCGAAGGATTAGCTAGACTCATGGCTCCACTTCTCTAAAGTATATTGTAGTAGCTGAATCTCAAGATATTAAATAAGACCCAAAGGAATATGACACAACTAGTTCGGATCATAACTATAGCAACAGCCATGATTGCGCTTACTCCCGACACCTGCTTTGCGTGGGGGCCGGGAATTCACATGGCCATCGGCAATGCTATCCTTGCGCGGCCTGAGCTTTTGCCTGGGGCAATTGCAAGGCTACTCATGGCGAATTCAGCTATATTTCTTTACGGATGCCTGAGCGCTGATATTTTTATAGGCAAAGGCAGTAAGGCCAAGAAAAAGCACAGCCATAACTGGCAAACAGGTTTCGCCCTATTAGATTCAGCCAAAGATCCGCATCTGCAAGCCTTCGCACTTGGCTATCTATCACACCTAGCGGCAGACATTATAGCGCACAATTACTACGTGCCCAACCTTATGAAGCAGGCCCCCTCGGGCGGTA
This window of the Maridesulfovibrio frigidus DSM 17176 genome carries:
- the chrA gene encoding chromate efflux transporter, translating into MTENKSIPKVSFISIFITFFKLGLTAFGGPAMIPYIRVEVVDRKGWMAEEEFSAGTALAQIVPGATAMQVAAWAGLCTRGLAGSFFAYLGFALPAFTMICALSAAYIYFDNISVIESMFGGLKAVVTALIAHAAINFSVQYLGRISAKIMAFIVGCWLAFQGNPIMILVIMCIASIFIFTDITGCPPRKQSNVTTSLKGPLMLVAGLLTTLAVLYITSNTYFPLVFTMVKVDLFAFGGGYVSLPIMLHEVVHIHQWVSQSVFMDGIALGQITPGPVVMTAAFIGYIFKGIAGATIATISIFAPSFIIINLVAPFYDKLRSSALLQRALFGSLITLVGLMAAMSGQFLLTIKPQFSDIFILITAFILLRRGVNIVLVVPGCAVLSLIFGMLL
- a CDS encoding phospholipase D-like domain-containing protein, with the protein product MEWNLFFGHIAIVGGFLLAAILVMSILRKQRTSSAAFAWLMAIIFAPYLGVPLYLAFGGRKLKRDAHTKQDIHLVGQETIPRKDADPIDSLLREYDIPGATSGNEVRLCHDGVETYTELVDLIESAEHQILITTFILSRDEVGQDIVNKLAIKAANGVTVRLLLDDIGSFFTSKKFLAPILDNGGKVAYFMPLFRAPFHGRANLRNHRKIAIADQKTVLAGGTNIAKEYIGPTAFEDRWVDLSFVLKGPAVRHYLEVFQSDWQFASGETINIIPPCAAGSAISGEGVMQVVPSGPDVPMDPVHDALLTAAYTAEKKLWIVTPYYVPDEALAQALRLAAQRGVDVRVLVPGNSNHKIADLARGTHLRELAECGGKIMKYPHMMHAKVVVVDDRLAVVGSANMDMRSLFLNYEIVMFAYSKADIMPVHDWVEGLMNEGTQGVEPVGLARDTVEGLARLMAPLL
- a CDS encoding cyclic nucleotide-binding domain-containing protein, translating into MGASSPNIKSFFKGQEIFKEGQESSVAYMIKKGAVNIYKVLNNEKIILARLGEGEIFGEMGIISKGSRTANAEAAEYCDLVILTDQIILKLLDQCPKTIQYMIRLFVKRLARTGDMISAKGHRSNFTSICRIMDLVYQNHMSMPRDKAKKERNHDLGLEYNKLCKAIRGIILVSQGEIDTVISKLKSLRIVEISDIRTGRAFPDRFLQITDPITFLEVTNNLFKELQKTAYTSTSELQTVDIYEIAEMLNSDAKVIYKKIGNEDFPETMFLFDRLKVSEWAADKEPGYFSKVKKKKKSLADLEEIEDIVFVDNATLKEVFTRLGYHKLGILMGIAEDDARKKIVHNLAKKIARIVEDEIRGNVDEAEAEDVVNEMFELVRDIKGGNK